One window of the Triticum dicoccoides isolate Atlit2015 ecotype Zavitan chromosome 3B, WEW_v2.0, whole genome shotgun sequence genome contains the following:
- the LOC119280926 gene encoding uncharacterized protein LOC119280926 gives MEQWRNTAAQVSARSITYINGTNAVVEAIIRARQQYRLALVDCRRFRPGVHPLPNAGQGASAGGPIIDLAIGRIKRISRFHAVLGNVFSLCVAHIGLQVNTPWWRDRSQLHHADAARHAETALLCLHSAKSHGHAALGVFHVMLRPPSPRAVAHVWAPAAEQLLRCAIDDLAMAEAAVERMRPAIVAQFFDASMLLHG, from the coding sequence ATGGAACAGTGGAGGAACACGGCGGCGCAGGTGTCGGCTCGCAGCATCACCTACATCAACGGGACGAATGCAGTAGTCGAGGCAATCATTCGCGCCCGCCAGCAGTACCGCCTGGCCTTAGTGGACTGCCGCAGATTCCGCCCGGGCGTGCATCCCCTGCCCAACGCCGGCCAGGGCGCTTCAGCAGGCGGCCCCATCATCGACCTCGCCATCGGCCGGATCAAGCGCATCAGCAGGTTCCACGCCGTACTGGGCAACGTCTTCTCCCTCTGCGTTGCGCACATCGGGCTCCAGGTCAACACGCCATGGTGGCGGGACAGGTCGCAACTCCACCACGCCGACGCTGCCCGCCACGCGGAGACAGCGCTGCTGTGCCTACACTCCGCCAAGTCGCACGGCCATGCGGCCCTCGGCGTCTTCCACGTCATGCTCAGGCCGCCATCGCCGCGAGCAGTCGCCCACGTCTGGGCACCTGCGGCCGAGCAGCTCCTGCGCTGCGCGATCGACGATCTGGCCATGGCGGAGGCCGCGGTGGAGCGGATGCGCCCGGCCATTGTCGCCCAGTTCTTCGACGCCTCGATGCTTCTGCATGGCTGA